A single window of Populus nigra chromosome 17, ddPopNigr1.1, whole genome shotgun sequence DNA harbors:
- the LOC133677598 gene encoding polygalacturonase inhibitor-like, which yields MKALFISLLVLNLLSLSFSELCNPHDKKVLLQIKNHFGDPYLLASWLSDTDCCTSWNAVECDPTTNRIVSLRIFSGDLSGEIPAEVGDLPYLETLEFHKLTNITGPIPPSISNLIHLISLRLSRLNLTGPVPDSFSKLKNLRVLVLSFNSLSGSIPSSLALMPEIDILELDRNNLTGPIPESFGNFAGRVPGISLSHNQLSGKIPASLDNTDFRLIDFSRNKLEGDASMLFGPNKTSGSVDLSRNLLEFNLSKVVFPNTLTYLDVNHNKIFGSIPTQMTQLNYLSLNVSYNRLCGQIPQGGKLQTLDYTAYFHNRCLCGAPLASCK from the coding sequence ATGAAAGCCCTCTTCATCTCCTTACTTGTTCTCAATCTCCTTTCACTCTCCTTTTCAGAACTTTGCAATCCCCACGATAAAAAAGTTCTCctccaaattaaaaaccattttgGTGATCCTTACCTCCTAGCCTCATGGCTATCGGACACGGACTGCTGCACATCTTGGAACGCGGTGGAGTGTGACCCTACCACCAACCGCATTGTTTCCCTAAGAATCTTTTCTGGCGACCTTTCTGGTGAAATCCCTGCTGAAGTTGGGGACTTGCCCTATCTCGAGACCCTTGAGTTCCACAAGCTGACAAATATTACAGGCCCGATACCGCCCTCCATTTCCAATCTCATACATCTCATTTCACTCAGACTTAGCCGACTCAACCTCACTGGCCCAGTACCTGACTCTTTTAGCAAACTCAAGAATCTGAGAGTATTGGTCCTGTCTTTCAACAGCCTCTCAGGATCAATACCAAGTTCACTCGCTTTAATGCCGGAAATTGATATTCTTGAATTGGATAGGAATAATCTTACTGGTCCAATCCCAGAATCATTTGGCAACTTTGCAGGCAGAGTACCGGGTATTTCCCTGTCTCATAACCAACTTTCTGGTAAAATCCCTGCTTCATTAGACAACACAGACTTTCGTTTGATTGATTTCTCACGCAACAAACTTGAAGGTGATGCTTCCATGCTTTTTGGGCCAAACAAAACTAGTGGAAGTGTGGATCTCTCCAGGAATTTGCTGGAGTTTAATCTTTCAAAGGTGGTGTTTCCCAACACTTTGACATATTTGGATGTTAATCACAACAAGATTTTCGGGAGCATTCCTACTCAGATGACTCAGTTAAATTACCTGTCCTTGAACGTGAGTTACAACAGGCTTTGCGGTCAGATTCCCCAAGGTGGTAAATTACAGACCTTAGATTACACCGCATATTTCCATAACAGGTGCTTGTGCGGCGCTCCACTGGCAAGCTGCAAATAG
- the LOC133677576 gene encoding serine/threonine-protein kinase BLUS1-like, with protein sequence MADELDQESGAQLQYPTDPNAYRLVDEIGGTGARAKVHKAICIHNIWKSTLVAIRIFDLEQYPADFDGLRRETKTMSLHSHPNVLASHLSFAVDSYLWVVMPYMAAGSLQPIISTYFPDGLPEPSIAIILKETLQGLCYIHDQGRLHTDIKAGNILIDTENGSIKLADRGKSVSIYDLRSVVGSSPLSPSSRMRLTDVAGTPYWMAPEVIHDLDAGYSLEADIWSFGITALEIAYGGPPFSDLPPSQSLIMKIKKRLGFSNYHDEKHKKDFKNKKFSKEFKEMVASCLDQDPSKRPSADQLLEYSFFKNCKGLDFLFKKVFDGLPNVEETFKELKALQGTPSQITAGTDVEEEEERPESVGPSEKTRWISGWKLNEYEFNLVPEFSSDSEDDSVVKLVRFGGETIIPDTNIGFNVSSIGSSDLEGSVEDHTGENMSGIEGIVEDFHQVTVLEGIMALKRSLDEQRRQVARMIALLGGEVDGEEQLVQRIENLMRELDLEKEKNLKLEMELENINIVISGAYNDASAAAAADDDDDAAIDDID encoded by the coding sequence ATGGCAGATGAACTAGACCAAGAATCCGGAGCTCAACTTCAGTACCCAACAGACCCAAATGCATACAGACTCGTGGATGAGATTGGCGGTACTGGTGCTAGAGCCAAAGTTCACAAAGCAATATGTATCCACAACATCTGGAAGTCAACTTTGGTTGCAATCAGAATCTTTGATCTTGAGCAATATCCAGCCGATTTTGATGGTCTCAGACGTGAAACCAAAACCATGTCACTTCATTCACACCCTAACGTTCTTGCATCCCATCTTTCTTTTGCTGTTGATAGCTATCTTTGGGTGGTTATGCCTTACATGGCTGCCGGCTCTCTCCAGCCTATAATCTCTACTTACTTCCCCGACGGACTACCAGAGCCAAGCATCGCAATAATTCTCAAAGAAACCCTCCAGGGATTGTGTTATATTCATGATCAAGGCCGTTTACACACAGATATCAAGGCAGGCAACATTCTTATAGACACAGAAAATGGCAGTATAAAACTTGCAGATCGTGGCAAATCGGTCTCGATTTACGACTTAAGAAGCGTTGTGGGATCATCCCCATTGTCCCCCTCATCAAGAATGAGGTTGACTGATGTTGCAGGGACCCCATATTGGATGGCACCAGAGGTTATACATGACTTAGATGCAGGTTATAGTCTCGAGGCTGATATATGGTCTTTTGGTATTACTGCATTGGAAATAGCCTATGGTGGACCTCCTTTCTCTGACCTTCCTCCATCGCAGTCTTTGATCATGAAGATAAAGAAGAGGCTTGGGTTCTCTAATTATCATGACGAGAAGCACAAGAAAGATTTCAAGAACAAGAAGTTCTCTAAAGAATTTAAAGAAATGGTTGCTTCTTGTCTTGATCAAGACCCTTCAAAGAGACCTTCTGCTGATCAGCTTTTAGAGTATTCTTTCTTCAAGAACTGTAAAGGATTAGACTTTTTGTTCAAGAAGGTTTTCGATGGGTTACCTAATGTTGAAGAGACATTCAAAGAACTCAAGGCTTTACAAGGGACACCAAGCCAGATTACTGCTGGCACtgatgttgaagaagaagaagagcgtCCTGAATCAGTTGGTCCAAGTGAGAAGACTAGATGGATCAGTGGTTGGAAACTAAATGAGTATGAATTCAATCTTGTCCCGGAATTCAGTAGTGATTCAGAAGATGATTCAGTTGTGAAATTGGTTCGTTTTGGGGGTGAAACAATCATTCCGGACACGAACATTGGGTTCAATGTGTCGTCTATCGGGTCAAGTGACTTGGAGGGTTCGGTGGAGGATCATACTGGTGAAAACATGAGCGGAATAGAAGGAATCGTTGAAGACTTTCATCAAGTGACAGTGTTAGAGGGTATAATGGCATTAAAGAGGAGTTTGGATGAGCAGAGAAGGCAGGTAGCAAGAATGATTGCTCTGTTGGGCGGGGAGGTTGATGGAGAGGAACAATTGGTGCAAAGGATTGAGAATCTGATGAGGGAGTTGGACCTTGAGAAGGAAAAGAACCTGAAGTTGGAGATGGAATTGGAAAATATCAACATTGTGATTTCTGGTGCATATAATGAcgcttctgctgctgctgctgctgatgatgatgatgatgcagcAATTGATGATATTGACTGA
- the LOC133677704 gene encoding polygalacturonase inhibitor-like, protein MKTLFLSLVISTLLSLSLSKELCNSHDKKVLLQIKKHFGDPYLLASWKSDTDCCKAWYQVECDSTSNRIISLTIFAGNLSGQIPAAVGDLPYLQTLVFRKLTDVTGPIQPAIAKLVRLNFLRLDRLNLTGTVPGFLSKLKKLTFLDLSFNGLSGSIPSSLALLPNLAALHLDRNRLTGSIPESFGTFKGSVPGLYLSHNQLTGEIPASLGNMDFIVIDLSRNKLVGDASMLFGLNKTTGSVYLSRNILEFNLSNVAFPSGLENLDISHNKIFGSIPPQMTQIPLQSLNMSYNRLCGQIPVGGKLQSFDYSTYFHNRCLCGVPLENCK, encoded by the coding sequence ATGAAAACCCTTTTCCTTTCCCTTGTCATTTCCACTCTTCTTTCACTCTCCCTCTCAAAAGAACTTTGCAATTCCCATGACAAAAAGGTTCTCCTacaaatcaaaaaacattttggCGATCCTTACCTCTTAGCTTCATGGAAATCGGACACTGATTGCTGCAAAGCTTGGTACCAGGTTGAGTGTGATTCCACCTCCAACCGCATCATTTCTCTCACAATTTTTGCTGGCAACCTTTCTGGCCAAATCCCTGCTGCAGTTGGGGACTTGCCCTATCTCCAGACCCTTGTATTCCGCAAGCTGACAGATGTTACAGGCCCCATACAACCTGCCATTGCCAAGCTCGTGCGCTTAAATTTTCTCAGACTTGACCGGCTAAATCTCACTGGGACAGTACCTGGCTTTCTTAGCAAACTCAAGAAGCTCACATTCTTGGACTTGTCTTTTAACGGCCTCTCTGGATCAATACCGAGCTCACTAGCTTTGCTGCCAAATCTTGCTGCTCTTCACTTGGACAGGAACAGGCTGACAGGTTCAATTCCAGAATCATTTGGGACATTTAAAGGCAGCGTACCGGGTCTTTACCTGTCTCACAACCAACTTACCGGTGAAATCCCTGCATCATTAGGGAACATGGACTTCATCGTCATTGATTTATCACGCAACAAGCTTGTTGGTGATGCTTCCATGCTATTTGGGCTGAACAAAACTACTGGAAGTGTGTATCTCTCTAGGAATATATTGGAATTCAATTTGTCAAATGTGGCGTTTCCAAGTGGCTTGGAAAATCTGGACATTAGTCACAACAAGATTTTCGGAAGCATACCTCCACAAATGACTCAGATACCTTTGCAGTCCCTGAACATGAGTTACAACAGGCTGTGCGGCCAGATTCCTGTAGGTGGTAAGCTGCAGAGCTTTGATTACTCCACATATTTCCATAATAGGTGCTTGTGCGGGGTTCCCCTTGAAAACTGTAAATAG
- the LOC133677599 gene encoding polygalacturonase inhibitor-like, with product MKTLFLSLVISTLLSLSLSKELCNSHDKKVLLQIKKHFGDPYLLASWKSDTDCCKAWYQVECDSTSNRIISLTIFAGNLSGQIPAAVGDLPYLQTLVFRKLTDVTGPIQPAIAKLVHLNFLRLDRLNLTGTVPGFLSKLKKLTFLDLSFNSLSGSIPSSLALLPNLGALHLDRNRLTGSIPESFGTFKGTVPDLYLSHNQLTGEIPASLGNMDFLVIDLSRNKLVGDASMLFGLNKTTRNVYLSRNILKFNLSTVTFPSGLENLDISHNKIFGSIPPQMTQIPLQSLNMSYNRLCGQIPVGGKLQSFDYSTYFHNRCLCGVPLENCK from the coding sequence ATGAAAACCCTTTTCCTTTCCCTTGTCATTTCCACTCTTCTTTCACTCTCCCTCTCAAAAGAACTTTGCAATTCCCATGACAAAAAGGTTCTCCTacaaatcaaaaaacattttggCGATCCATACCTCTTAGCTTCATGGAAATCGGACACTGATTGCTGCAAAGCGTGGTACCAGGTTGAGTGTGATTCCACCTCCAACCGCATCATTTCTCTCACAATTTTTGCTGGTAACCTTTCTGGCCAAATCCCTGCTGCAGTTGGGGACTTGCCCTATCTCCAGACCCTTGTATTCCGCAAGCTGACAGATGTTACAGGCCCCATACAACCTGCCATTGCCAAGCTCGTGCACTTAAATTTTCTCAGACTTGACCGGCTAAATCTCACTGGGACAGTACCTGGCTTTCTTAGCAAACTCAAGAAGCTCACATTCTTGGACTTGTCTTTTAACAGCCTTTCTGGATCAATACCGAGCTCACTAGCTTTGCTGCCAAATCTTGGTGCTCTTCACTTGGACAGGAACAGGCTGACAGGTTCAATCCCAGAATCATTCGGGACATTTAAAGGCACCGTACCGGATCTTTACCTGTCTCACAACCAACTTACTGGTGAAATCCCTGCATCATTAGGGAACATGGACTTCCTCGTCATTGATTTATCACGCAACAAGCTTGTTGGTGATGCTTCCATGCTATTTGGGCTGAACAAAACTACTCGAAATGTGTATCTCTCTAGGAATATATTGAAATTCAATTTGTCAACTGTGACGTTTCCAAGTGGCTTGGAAAATCTGGACATTAGTCACAACAAGATTTTCGGAAGCATACCTCCACAAATGACTCAGATACCTTTGCAGTCCCTGAACATGAGTTACAACAGGCTGTGTGGCCAGATTCCTGTAGGTGGTAAGCTACAGAGCTTTGATTACTCCACATATTTCCATAATAGGTGCTTGTGCGGGGTTCCCCTTGAAAACTGCAAATAG
- the LOC133676438 gene encoding FT-interacting protein 1-like codes for MNPIAAPDHKDDFKLKNTKPQLGERWPHGGPRGGGGWISSERATSTYDLVEQMFYLYVRVVKAKDLPTHPVTGSFDPYIEVKVGNYKGKTQHFEKKTNPEWNLVFAFSKEKIQSSVVEVFLRDRETVLRDDYVGKVVFDMHEVPTRVPPDSPLAPQWYRLEGRSGDRKVRGEVMLAVWMGTQADEAFPESWHSDATSVHGEGVFNIRSKVYVSPKLWYLRVNVIEAQDVESLDRSQLPQVFVKAQVGNQILKTKLCPTRTTNPMWNEDLIFVAAEPFEEQLILTVENKASPAKDEVMGRANLPLHIFERRLDHRPVHSKWFNLEKFGFGALEGDKRHELKFSTRIHLRVCLEGAYHVLDESTMYISDQRPTARQLWKQPIGILEVGILSAQGLLPMKTKDGRGTTDAYCVAKYGLKWVRTRTIIENFNPKWNEQYTWEVYDPCTVITLGVFDNCHLGGTENPATGGGARNDMRIGKVRIRLSTLETDRIYTHSYPLLVLQPSGLKKMGELQLAVRFTCLSLANMIYLYGQPLLPKMHYLHPFTVNQLDSLRYQAMNIVAVRLGRAEPPLRKETVEYMLDVDSHMWSMRRSKANFFRIVSLFSGVISMSKWLGEVCKWKNPVTTVLVHVLFFILICYPELILPTIFLYMFLIGLWNYRFRARHPPHMDTKLSWAEAVHPDELDEEFDTFPTSKQQDVARMRYDRLRSVAGRIQTVVGDMATQGERFQALLSWRDPRATSLYIIFCLIAAVVLYITPFKIITLVTGLFWLRHPRFRSKQPSVPSNFFRRLPSRADSML; via the coding sequence ATGAATCCAATAGCTGCTCCTGACCACAAAGATGACTTCAAATTGAAGAACACAAAGCCTCAGCTTGGGGAACGTTGGCCTCATGGAGGACCACGCGGTGGAGGCGGGTGGATTAGCAGTGAAAGAGCAACAAGCACGTATGATCTTGTTGAGCAGATGTTTTATCTGTATGTCCGAGTTGTGAAAGCCAAAGATCTTCCCACGCACCCAGTAACTGGAAGCTTCGACCCCTACATAGAAGTTAAAGTTGGGaattataaaggaaaaacaCAGCATTTTGAGAAGAAAACCAACCCTGAATGGAACCTGGTTTTCGCATTCTCAAAGGAGAAAATTCAGTCTTCAGTGGTTGAAGTATTCCTCAGAGATAGAGAGACGGTGTTGAGAGATGATTACGTAGGAAAGGTGGTCTTTGACATGCATGAAGTGCCTACAAGGGTTCCACCAGACAGCCCTTTGGCACCTCAGTGGTATAGATTAGAGGGTCGCAGTGGAGATAGAAAGGTGAGAGGAGAGGTGATGCTTGCAGTTTGGATGGGTACACAGGCTGATGAAGCTTTTCCAGAGTCCTGGCACTCAGATGCTACTTCGGTTCATGGGGAGGGTGTTTTCAATATCCGATCAAAGGTTTATGTTTCGCCAAAACTGTGGTATCTCAGAGTTAATGTGATTGAAGCTCAGGATGTAGAATCGCTTGACAGAAGTCAATTACCACAGGTTTTCGTGAAAGCTCAAGTTGGAAACCAGATACTCAAAACCAAGCTATGTCCAACCAGAACAACAAACCCTATGTGGAATGAAGATCTGATCTTTGTCGCAGCAGAGCCATTTGAAGAGCAGTTGATACTTACTGTCGAAAATAAAGCAAGCCCTGCGAAAGATGAAGTCATGGGGAGAGCAAATTTGCCGCTCCATATCTTCGAGAGGCGCTTGGATCACCGGCCAGTTCACTCCAAGTGGTTCAACCTTGAAAAATTTGGGTTTGGTGCTCTAGAGGGAGATAAGAGGCACGAGCTCAAATTTTCAACCAGGATTCATCTCAGGGTTTGCCTCGAGGGTGCTTACCATGTACTTGACGAATCAACAATGTACATAAGTGACCAACGACCAACAGCTAGGCAGCTCTGGAAGCAGCCCATTGGAATCCTTGAAGTCGGCATCCTGAGTGCGCAAGGGCTTCTTCCAATGAAAACGAAGGATGGCAGAGGAACTACTGATGCTTATTGTGTAGCCAAGTATGGGCTGAAGTGGGTACGGACCAGAACGATCATTGAAAACTTCAATCCTAAGTGGAATGAGCAGTATACATGGGAGGTGTATGACCCTTGCACGGTGATCACCTTGGGAGTTTTTGACAACTGCCACTTGGGAGGAACTGAAAACCCGGCAACTGGTGGTGGAGCACGAAATGACATGAgaattggaaaggtaagaattCGACTATCTACCTTGGAAACAGATAGAATATACACACACTCCTATCCACTTCTAGTCCTACAACCATCTGGGCTGAAAAAGATGGGAGAACTCCAGTTAGCAGTTCGATTCACTTGCCTATCACTAGCAAATATGATTTACCTCTATGGGCAACCCTTGTTGCCAAAAATGCATTATTTGCATCCTTTTACTGTAAATCAGCTAGACAGTTTGAGATATCAGGCCATGAATATTGTAGCAGTAAGGCTTGGCAGAGCTGAGCCACCACTAAGGAAAGAGACTGTGGAGTATATGTTGGATGTGGATTCTCACATGTGGAGCATGAGAAGGAGCAAAGCTAACTTCTTCCGAATTGTCTCGCTGTTTTCTGGGGTGATCTCAATGAGCAAGTGGCTTGGTGAAGTGTGTAAATGGAAGAATCCGGTGACAACAGTCCTAGTTCacgttttatttttcatattgataTGCTACCCAGAACTGATTCTACCAACTATTTTCCTATATATGTTTTTGATTGGattatggaattaccggttccGCGCAAGGCACCCTCCTCACATGGATACCAAACTTTCGTGGGCAGAAGCAGTTCACCCAGATGAACTGGATGAAGAGTTTGACACATTTCCCACGTCAAAGCAACAGGACGTGGCGCGAATGAGGTACGACAGACTTCGAAGTGTTGCAGGAAGGATCCAGACTGTGGTGGGAGACATGGCAACACAAGGGGAACGTTTTCAAGCTCTGCTCAGCTGGAGAGACCCAAGAGCAACCAGCCTCTACATAATTTTCTGCCTTATTGCAGCCGTCGTGCTCTACATAacaccttttaaaataattaccttGGTTACAGGCTTATTCTGGCTGCGACATCCAAGGTTTCGAAGCAAGCAACCATCAGTTCCCAGCAATTTCTTCAGGAGATTGCCATCACGAGCTGATAGCATGCTTTGA